One segment of Thermoanaerobacter kivui DNA contains the following:
- a CDS encoding biotin/lipoyl-containing protein, protein MVIFNNQKTENNQNSWIFVRPGISPREIVQKVRELPGVCFVSVGMRDAGQSDYKNRLRIYDLETLAPYYNEMGLFSAECHGGARWHVGIMNRRESPFEEIAILRKLMPNVLLQTLIRETNLWGYRPYPKNIIEHVVSVVDIDVWRCFSFLNDVRNMRTVAEVVMKRERLFEPAISYTVAPWFDTQYYLKVVDEIVALCGGVDEIILCIKDMAGVGTVKSITELIDAIKQKYPELVINYHRHITDGLAIPVLLAAARAGAKILDVEEDTIVRFYGHSPILAVEAMLREEGIPVHLNRSSAEKAVQKVREWIRDYEWAESPFKGFDHMVTRHKMPGGAFPSSFEQAEKGGFLFLMPYILEVMSLYNQIVKYFDVTPGSQITWVTCSGIVNKYAKEKGEAGIKHVIGLLRKFVEEKNQNFNAMEPEEQAELLTLFRGAPGDFKNLILGHYGMLPVGWPADWVYQSTFGDEWQEKIKERKETSPLESIPDEDLSTLRKQLDEELGRPATEEEFILYLMHPKDAIDFIKFREKYGDAPLVLPTKVWREGLKKPGDKVDFELDDKPYTIELVSIGNETDGVIHVVLKVNNKTKVFNVETPRARKTEIRRATKPNEIGSPINGTVWRIGNPQRGTLKVGDIVRKGEEIANIEAMKMENPILAPFDAQIAEICVKVNQMVGEGQLLFVLQPLEKTT, encoded by the coding sequence ATGGTAATATTTAATAACCAGAAAACTGAAAATAATCAGAATTCATGGATATTTGTTAGACCTGGGATAAGTCCCAGGGAAATTGTACAGAAGGTAAGAGAACTTCCTGGGGTTTGTTTTGTTTCTGTGGGCATGCGTGATGCTGGACAGTCTGACTATAAAAATCGTCTCCGAATATATGACCTCGAAACACTTGCTCCCTATTACAATGAAATGGGGCTTTTTTCTGCTGAATGTCACGGGGGTGCAAGATGGCATGTGGGTATCATGAATAGAAGAGAGAGTCCTTTTGAGGAGATTGCTATTTTAAGAAAACTTATGCCCAATGTTCTTTTGCAGACTCTTATCCGTGAAACCAATCTATGGGGATACAGACCTTATCCAAAAAATATTATTGAACATGTGGTAAGTGTAGTGGACATAGATGTCTGGAGGTGCTTTTCCTTTTTAAATGATGTAAGGAATATGCGGACTGTGGCTGAGGTAGTGATGAAAAGAGAACGTCTTTTTGAGCCTGCCATCTCCTACACAGTTGCCCCCTGGTTTGATACTCAATATTATCTAAAGGTAGTAGATGAAATTGTGGCTCTTTGTGGAGGAGTTGATGAAATCATTCTCTGCATAAAAGACATGGCAGGAGTGGGGACTGTTAAAAGTATCACTGAGCTTATTGATGCCATAAAGCAGAAGTATCCCGAGCTTGTCATAAACTATCACAGACATATTACAGATGGGCTTGCAATACCGGTTCTTTTAGCTGCAGCCAGGGCTGGTGCCAAAATCCTTGACGTGGAAGAGGATACCATTGTCAGGTTTTACGGGCATTCCCCTATTTTAGCTGTGGAAGCCATGCTCAGAGAAGAAGGCATCCCTGTTCACTTAAATAGATCCTCTGCGGAGAAAGCTGTTCAGAAAGTAAGGGAATGGATCAGGGATTATGAATGGGCAGAGTCTCCCTTTAAAGGCTTTGATCACATGGTTACAAGGCATAAAATGCCAGGTGGGGCTTTCCCAAGCTCTTTTGAACAAGCAGAAAAGGGAGGTTTCCTTTTTTTGATGCCCTATATCCTTGAAGTCATGTCCCTTTACAACCAGATTGTGAAATATTTTGATGTAACTCCTGGTTCCCAGATTACCTGGGTTACATGCAGTGGCATTGTTAACAAATATGCCAAAGAAAAGGGAGAAGCAGGAATTAAGCATGTGATAGGGCTTTTAAGAAAATTTGTGGAAGAAAAGAATCAGAATTTTAATGCCATGGAGCCTGAAGAGCAGGCAGAGCTTCTTACCCTTTTTAGAGGCGCACCTGGTGATTTCAAAAATCTCATTTTAGGGCATTATGGAATGCTTCCTGTGGGCTGGCCAGCAGACTGGGTTTATCAGAGTACCTTTGGAGATGAATGGCAGGAGAAAATAAAAGAAAGAAAAGAAACCTCACCTCTTGAGAGCATTCCTGATGAAGATTTATCCACCTTGAGAAAACAATTAGACGAAGAACTTGGAAGACCTGCCACTGAAGAAGAATTCATCCTTTATCTCATGCACCCCAAGGATGCCATAGATTTTATTAAATTTCGTGAAAAATACGGAGATGCACCTTTAGTTCTTCCAACTAAGGTATGGAGAGAAGGTTTAAAAAAACCAGGTGATAAGGTGGATTTTGAGCTTGATGACAAACCCTACACTATTGAGCTTGTATCCATTGGCAATGAGACAGATGGCGTAATCCATGTAGTTTTGAAGGTAAACAACAAGACCAAGGTTTTCAACGTGGAAACCCCAAGAGCTAGGAAAACAGAAATCAGAAGGGCCACTAAACCCAATGAGATAGGCTCACCTATTAATGGAACAGTCTGGAGAATTGGCAATCC
- a CDS encoding acetyl-CoA carboxylase biotin carboxylase subunit has translation MKRLINKILVANRGVPAVRVMNTCRDKKIKTVAVYSTPDRLAYHVFLADEAIHIGEGPPTDSYLNMEKIIDAALKTGADAIHPGWGFLAENPKFAQAVQDAGLIWIGPPPKVIELMGDKTRAKKIAQRANVPTIPGISNVKSTEEVLRWMKEEEITFPIMIKAAAGGGGKGMVKVESEEELSVALEKARSEAKKAFGDDTLLVEKYIERGRHIEVQVIADQYGNVVHLFERECTIQRRNQKIIEEAPSPTLDPSLRQEICFTAVRLMRKIGYYSAGTVEFIFDSKTQQFYFLEVNTRLQVEHGVTELITGLDIVSLMIDIAEGKKLPFTQEDIHPNRWAMEVRVNAEDPRTFSPSFGSITRLEIPQGPGIRAASGVYEGADVPPYYDSLITLVMSAGTDRYDAIRVMDRALSRGLRVEGIKTNAPLLLSIIRHPKFIEGEFSTRFIEEHFEELLSMFKEKTTDDEALKIAQYIAMVSALGPQSWM, from the coding sequence ATGAAAAGGCTTATAAATAAGATTTTGGTAGCCAATAGAGGAGTTCCTGCAGTAAGAGTTATGAATACCTGTAGGGATAAGAAAATTAAAACGGTAGCTGTTTACAGTACTCCTGACAGACTGGCGTATCATGTATTTTTAGCAGATGAAGCTATACACATAGGTGAAGGTCCGCCAACCGATTCTTATCTCAACATGGAAAAAATAATTGACGCAGCTCTTAAAACCGGGGCAGATGCCATTCATCCTGGATGGGGTTTTCTAGCAGAGAATCCTAAATTTGCTCAGGCTGTGCAGGATGCAGGCCTTATTTGGATTGGTCCACCTCCTAAAGTTATAGAACTTATGGGTGATAAAACCAGAGCTAAAAAAATTGCTCAAAGAGCAAACGTTCCCACCATTCCTGGAATTTCTAACGTGAAAAGTACGGAAGAAGTTTTACGCTGGATGAAAGAAGAAGAGATTACTTTTCCTATTATGATTAAGGCTGCTGCAGGTGGTGGTGGGAAGGGAATGGTAAAGGTGGAAAGTGAAGAAGAATTATCTGTTGCTCTTGAAAAAGCTCGTTCTGAAGCAAAAAAGGCTTTTGGTGACGATACTCTCTTAGTTGAAAAATATATTGAAAGAGGACGTCATATAGAAGTTCAAGTAATTGCAGATCAATATGGAAATGTGGTTCATTTATTTGAAAGAGAATGCACCATCCAGAGAAGAAATCAGAAAATTATTGAAGAAGCTCCATCTCCTACACTTGATCCTTCACTGAGGCAGGAAATCTGTTTTACAGCTGTAAGGCTTATGCGTAAAATAGGTTATTATTCTGCAGGAACTGTGGAATTTATTTTCGACTCCAAAACCCAGCAATTTTATTTCCTTGAAGTGAATACCCGTTTGCAGGTGGAACATGGTGTTACAGAGCTAATCACTGGACTTGATATTGTAAGTTTGATGATAGATATAGCTGAAGGGAAAAAGCTTCCCTTTACTCAGGAAGATATTCATCCCAACCGTTGGGCTATGGAAGTGCGTGTTAATGCAGAGGATCCAAGAACTTTCAGCCCTTCTTTTGGTTCCATTACTCGTTTGGAGATACCTCAGGGACCTGGAATCAGAGCAGCATCTGGAGTTTATGAAGGAGCTGATGTTCCACCTTATTACGACTCACTTATCACGCTTGTTATGAGTGCAGGAACAGATAGATATGATGCTATAAGAGTTATGGATAGAGCTTTAAGTAGAGGACTGAGAGTTGAGGGTATTAAAACCAACGCACCTTTACTTTTGAGTATTATAAGGCATCCCAAATTCATTGAAGGTGAGTTTTCAACCAGATTCATTGAAGAGCATTTTGAAGAACTTCTTTCCATGTTTAAGGAAAAAACCACTGATGATGAGGCTTTGAAGATTGCCCAGTATATTGCTATGGTTTCAGCCCTTGGACCACAGAGTTGGATGTAA
- the ilvN gene encoding acetolactate synthase small subunit, producing MHIISVLVNNHPGVLSRVVGLFSRRGYNIESLAVGTTEREDVSRITLTVEGDDYIVTQMMRQLNKLIDVLKVQNIGARDNVSRELVLVKVGYDSNTRDDIMHIVETFRAKVIDISIDSLIIELTGDNEKINAFINLINKFDVKELVRTGLVSLERGNKTLKEFEGEL from the coding sequence TTGCACATTATATCTGTCCTTGTGAACAATCATCCAGGAGTCTTGTCAAGAGTAGTAGGTCTATTTTCTAGGAGAGGTTATAACATTGAAAGCCTTGCAGTAGGAACGACAGAAAGAGAAGATGTATCCAGAATAACTTTGACGGTGGAAGGAGATGATTACATCGTCACACAGATGATGAGGCAACTTAATAAGCTTATAGATGTCTTAAAAGTACAAAATATAGGGGCAAGGGACAATGTTTCTCGAGAATTGGTGCTAGTTAAAGTAGGTTACGATTCAAATACGAGAGATGATATAATGCATATTGTAGAAACCTTTAGAGCAAAAGTTATAGACATTTCTATTGACTCATTAATCATAGAACTTACAGGAGATAATGAAAAGATAAACGCTTTTATAAATTTAATAAATAAGTTTGACGTAAAAGAACTTGTAAGGACAGGACTTGTATCTTTAGAAAGAGGTAATAAAACATTAAAAGAATTTGAGGGGGAATTGTAA
- the ilvC gene encoding ketol-acid reductoisomerase: MAKMYYDKDADLNLLKNKKIAIIGFGSQGHAHALNLRDSGLDVVVGLYEGSKSKERAEKEGLRVYTVEEAAKVADIIMMLIPDEKQAKVYKENIEKNLTEGKALAFAHGFNIHFRQIVPPKNVDVFMVAPKGPGHLVRRVYQEGKGVPNLVAVYQDYTGKAFDVALAYAKGIGGTRAGVIETTFKEETETDLFGEQAVLCGGVTELMKAGFETLVEAGYQPEIAYFECVHEMKLIVDLIYEGGFSYMRYSISDTAEFGDYMTGKRIITEETRKEMKKVLSEIQSGKFAKEWLLENQVGRPQYNAMKDKEANHLIEKVGKGLREMMAWIKKE; the protein is encoded by the coding sequence ATGGCAAAGATGTATTATGATAAAGATGCAGATTTAAATTTACTTAAAAATAAGAAGATTGCAATAATAGGTTTTGGAAGTCAAGGTCATGCTCATGCACTAAATTTGAGAGATTCTGGACTTGATGTAGTAGTTGGCCTTTACGAGGGAAGTAAATCAAAAGAAAGGGCAGAAAAAGAAGGACTGCGAGTTTATACAGTTGAGGAAGCAGCTAAAGTAGCGGATATCATAATGATGCTGATACCTGATGAAAAGCAAGCAAAAGTGTATAAAGAAAATATCGAAAAGAATCTGACAGAGGGTAAAGCTCTTGCTTTTGCTCATGGCTTTAACATTCATTTTAGACAAATTGTTCCTCCTAAAAATGTGGATGTGTTCATGGTGGCTCCCAAGGGTCCGGGACACCTTGTAAGGAGAGTATACCAAGAAGGAAAAGGGGTTCCGAATCTTGTAGCAGTATATCAGGATTACACAGGGAAAGCTTTTGACGTAGCTTTGGCTTATGCGAAAGGTATAGGCGGTACAAGGGCAGGTGTTATTGAGACCACCTTTAAAGAGGAGACAGAGACAGATCTTTTCGGAGAACAAGCGGTGCTTTGCGGAGGAGTCACCGAACTTATGAAGGCAGGATTTGAAACATTGGTGGAAGCAGGTTATCAGCCAGAAATAGCTTATTTTGAATGTGTACATGAAATGAAACTTATAGTTGACCTCATATACGAAGGCGGTTTTAGTTATATGAGATATTCTATTTCGGATACTGCAGAATTTGGAGACTATATGACAGGTAAGAGGATAATAACAGAAGAAACTCGAAAAGAAATGAAAAAAGTTTTGTCAGAAATACAATCAGGGAAATTTGCAAAAGAGTGGCTTTTAGAAAATCAAGTTGGAAGACCACAGTACAATGCTATGAAAGATAAAGAGGCAAATCATCTTATTGAAAAAGTCGGCAAAGGTTTGAGAGAAATGATGGCTTGGATTAAAAAAGAATGA
- a CDS encoding 2-isopropylmalate synthase produces the protein MGVKRVIVFDTTLRDGEQTPGVNFNINDKFEIAKQLVSLGVDVIEAGFPAASNGDFESVKNIADKLKGVTVAAMARSVKEDIDRASSALKNAERSRLHVFIATSDIHLKYKLKMSREEMLKRAVEMMKYAKGKFDEIQFSAEDASRTDWDFLVKVFSEVIDAGANVINVPDTVGYAMPREFGELIKYIRNNVPNIDGVMISAHCHNDLGMAVANSLSAIENGATQVEVTVNGIGERAGNAAMEEVVMALNTRKDYFGLVHGINTKEIYNTSKLVSELTGIKLQPNKAIVGANAFRHQAGIHQHGVINNRATYEIMKPEDIGIIPDTFALGKLSGRNAFELKVRQLGYNLSPGELNDAFRRFKDLADRKKVIIDEDIRFVVEETLEEFRSFKEGEAWA, from the coding sequence ATGGGGGTCAAAAGAGTCATTGTTTTTGACACTACGTTACGAGATGGTGAGCAGACTCCTGGTGTCAACTTTAACATTAACGATAAATTTGAAATAGCAAAACAGTTGGTATCTTTAGGAGTGGATGTTATAGAGGCAGGATTTCCAGCGGCTTCTAATGGAGACTTTGAATCAGTCAAAAATATAGCTGATAAATTGAAAGGTGTTACGGTTGCTGCAATGGCAAGGTCTGTAAAAGAGGATATAGACAGAGCTAGCAGCGCTTTGAAAAATGCTGAAAGGTCGAGATTACACGTTTTTATCGCAACTTCTGATATACATCTTAAATACAAACTTAAGATGTCAAGAGAAGAAATGCTTAAAAGAGCCGTTGAAATGATGAAATACGCAAAAGGAAAATTTGATGAGATTCAATTTTCAGCAGAAGATGCTTCAAGAACTGATTGGGACTTTTTGGTAAAAGTTTTTAGTGAGGTAATTGATGCAGGAGCAAATGTAATAAATGTGCCCGATACTGTAGGTTATGCGATGCCAAGAGAATTTGGAGAGCTTATAAAATACATTCGAAATAATGTTCCCAACATCGATGGAGTAATGATAAGTGCTCATTGTCACAACGATTTGGGGATGGCAGTGGCGAATTCTTTATCTGCCATAGAAAATGGTGCAACTCAGGTAGAAGTAACAGTAAACGGAATAGGAGAGAGGGCGGGAAATGCAGCTATGGAAGAGGTAGTAATGGCTTTAAATACGAGAAAAGACTATTTTGGTCTTGTTCACGGGATAAACACAAAAGAGATATATAACACAAGCAAATTGGTAAGTGAACTTACAGGAATTAAACTCCAACCTAATAAAGCAATTGTAGGTGCTAATGCTTTTAGGCATCAGGCGGGAATTCACCAACATGGAGTTATAAACAACAGAGCTACCTATGAAATAATGAAACCAGAAGATATTGGAATAATCCCAGATACTTTTGCATTAGGCAAGCTTTCAGGAAGAAATGCTTTTGAATTGAAAGTCAGACAATTGGGGTACAATCTTTCACCAGGAGAGTTAAATGATGCTTTTAGAAGGTTTAAAGATTTGGCAGACAGAAAAAAGGTCATTATCGATGAGGATATAAGATTTGTGGTAGAGGAGACATTAGAAGAGTTTAGAAGTTTTAAGGAGGGAGAAGCGTGGGCTTAA
- the leuC gene encoding 3-isopropylmalate dehydratase large subunit codes for MGLTLTQKIFSAKVGREVKAGELIEVDVDMVLGNDVTAPVAIKEFEKIGKEVFDKTKIALVPDHFVPNKDIKSAEQVNIVRKFAKKHGIVNFFEVGQMGIEHALLPEKGLVLPGDVVIGADSHTCTYGALTCFSTGIGSTDMAAAMATGKAWFKVPEAIKFVLKGNLQKWVSGKDVILYIIGKIGVDGALYKSMEFTGNIKALSIDDRFTIANMAIEAGAKNGIFDFDEITEAYVKGRAKREYKVFERDENAEYSEVYEINLDEIRPQVAFPHLPENTKNIDEVGKVKIDQVVIGSCTNGRISDMEIAYKILKGKKVHPDVRLLIFPATQEIYLECVKRGYIEEFIKAGAAVSTPTCGPCLGGHMGILAKGERALATTNRNFVGRMGHPESEVYLSSPAVAAASAIAGYIVSPEEVE; via the coding sequence GTGGGCTTAACATTGACACAAAAGATATTTTCAGCAAAAGTTGGTAGAGAAGTCAAAGCAGGGGAGTTAATAGAAGTAGATGTAGATATGGTGTTAGGTAATGACGTCACTGCTCCTGTTGCTATAAAGGAGTTTGAAAAGATAGGAAAAGAAGTGTTTGATAAGACTAAAATCGCTCTTGTTCCTGACCATTTTGTCCCTAATAAGGACATAAAATCGGCGGAGCAAGTCAATATAGTAAGGAAATTTGCTAAAAAACACGGTATAGTAAATTTCTTTGAAGTAGGGCAAATGGGAATAGAGCACGCACTTTTACCCGAAAAAGGACTTGTGCTTCCTGGAGATGTTGTCATAGGTGCTGATTCCCATACTTGTACCTATGGGGCTCTTACCTGTTTTTCTACAGGAATTGGAAGCACTGACATGGCGGCGGCAATGGCGACAGGCAAGGCGTGGTTTAAAGTACCGGAAGCTATAAAATTTGTGTTAAAAGGCAATTTACAAAAATGGGTAAGTGGAAAAGATGTTATCTTGTATATAATCGGGAAAATAGGAGTTGACGGAGCTTTATACAAATCTATGGAATTTACAGGAAACATAAAAGCTTTGTCAATTGACGATAGATTCACAATTGCCAATATGGCGATTGAAGCAGGGGCTAAAAACGGTATTTTCGATTTTGACGAAATTACCGAAGCATATGTTAAAGGGAGAGCAAAAAGAGAATACAAAGTATTTGAAAGAGATGAAAATGCTGAGTACAGCGAGGTTTATGAGATAAATTTAGATGAAATAAGGCCTCAAGTAGCATTTCCTCATTTACCAGAAAATACTAAAAATATTGATGAGGTTGGAAAAGTGAAAATAGACCAAGTGGTTATTGGTTCTTGCACCAATGGACGTATATCAGACATGGAGATAGCTTATAAGATATTGAAAGGCAAAAAGGTTCATCCTGATGTAAGACTTTTAATTTTTCCTGCAACACAGGAAATATACTTAGAATGTGTTAAAAGAGGTTACATCGAAGAGTTTATAAAAGCAGGTGCGGCAGTTTCTACTCCTACTTGTGGCCCTTGCCTTGGAGGGCATATGGGAATTCTGGCTAAAGGAGAAAGGGCGTTAGCTACTACTAACAGAAATTTTGTAGGAAGAATGGGACATCCTGAGAGTGAAGTATACCTTTCAAGTCCAGCTGTTGCGGCGGCTTCGGCTATTGCAGGATATATCGTAAGTCCAGAGGAGGTAGAGTGA
- the leuD gene encoding 3-isopropylmalate dehydratase small subunit, which yields MQGKAIKYGDNIDTDVIIPARYLNTSDPQELAQHCMEDLDKEFKNKVQEGDILVVGENFGSGSSREHAPIAIKASGISCIIAKSFARIFYRNAINIGLPILECREAVEGIEEGDIVLVDTDNGSIKNLTKGTEFKAQPFPDFIKEIMKYGGLINYVREKV from the coding sequence ATGCAAGGGAAAGCTATAAAATACGGAGACAATATAGATACTGATGTCATAATACCAGCAAGGTATTTAAACACATCAGACCCACAAGAATTAGCACAGCATTGCATGGAAGATTTAGACAAAGAGTTTAAAAACAAAGTTCAAGAAGGAGATATACTGGTTGTAGGTGAAAATTTTGGTAGTGGTTCTTCCAGAGAGCACGCGCCAATCGCTATTAAAGCATCTGGTATATCCTGTATAATTGCAAAATCTTTTGCGAGAATTTTTTACAGAAATGCTATAAATATAGGGCTTCCGATATTAGAGTGTAGAGAAGCGGTGGAGGGCATTGAAGAAGGTGATATTGTTTTGGTTGATACAGATAATGGCAGCATAAAAAATTTGACTAAAGGAACAGAATTTAAAGCTCAACCCTTTCCTGACTTCATAAAAGAAATAATGAAATATGGTGGACTTATAAATTATGTCAGAGAGAAGGTGTGA
- the leuB gene encoding 3-isopropylmalate dehydrogenase — protein MFKIAVLPGDGIGPEVIEEGLKVLSAIEDKYKLKFDVKKYPFGGEAIDKYGVPYPEETKNACLSSDVVLLGAVGGPKWDDLEGDKRPEAGLLALRKSLGVYANLRPAVLYPPLKEASPLKNELLQEGLDILVVRELTGGIYFGPRATIAIDYGFKAYDTEVYQTSEIERIAVIAFEAALKRKKKVTSVDKANILDSSRLWRKTVEEISKRYPEVELNHMYVDNCAMQLIKNPSQFDVILTSNMFGDILSDEASQLTGSIGMLPSASLREDKVGLYEPIHGSAPDIAGTKKANPLATILSVAMMLEYSFDLIDAANDIKDAVNKVLEAGYRTFDLGKGIILNTQEMGDKVVEYVKG, from the coding sequence TTGTTTAAAATTGCTGTTTTGCCTGGTGATGGAATTGGACCTGAAGTCATAGAAGAAGGGTTAAAAGTTTTGTCTGCTATAGAAGACAAGTACAAACTTAAGTTTGATGTAAAAAAGTATCCTTTTGGGGGAGAAGCTATAGATAAATATGGTGTTCCCTATCCAGAAGAGACAAAAAATGCATGTCTTTCCAGCGATGTTGTTCTTTTGGGAGCGGTAGGAGGTCCTAAATGGGATGACCTTGAAGGAGATAAAAGGCCAGAGGCGGGTCTTCTGGCCTTAAGAAAAAGCCTAGGGGTTTATGCAAATCTAAGGCCTGCTGTTCTTTATCCTCCTTTAAAAGAAGCTTCTCCTTTAAAAAACGAGTTATTACAAGAGGGTTTAGATATTCTTGTGGTAAGAGAACTTACTGGTGGTATTTATTTTGGACCAAGGGCTACAATCGCTATAGACTATGGTTTTAAGGCTTATGATACAGAAGTGTACCAGACTTCAGAGATAGAAAGGATAGCGGTTATTGCCTTTGAAGCGGCTTTAAAGAGGAAAAAGAAAGTCACTTCTGTAGACAAGGCAAACATTTTAGATTCTTCAAGATTGTGGAGAAAAACAGTGGAAGAAATAAGTAAAAGATATCCTGAAGTAGAATTAAACCACATGTACGTAGATAATTGTGCTATGCAACTAATTAAAAATCCTTCTCAATTTGATGTAATTCTCACTTCCAATATGTTTGGCGATATATTAAGTGACGAGGCTTCCCAACTTACAGGTTCTATAGGTATGCTTCCTTCTGCTAGCTTAAGAGAAGATAAAGTGGGACTTTATGAACCTATACACGGTTCTGCTCCAGATATTGCTGGAACAAAGAAGGCCAATCCTTTAGCTACAATATTGTCAGTTGCTATGATGCTGGAATATTCTTTTGACCTTATAGATGCTGCTAATGACATAAAGGATGCAGTAAATAAAGTTTTAGAGGCAGGTTATAGGACTTTTGATTTAGGAAAAGGAATAATTTTAAATACTCAGGAGATGGGAGATAAAGTGGTAGAGTATGTAAAGGGGTGA